Proteins co-encoded in one Cryomorphaceae bacterium 1068 genomic window:
- a CDS encoding gliding motility-associated C-terminal domain-containing protein, translating into MRRFLLLSIVFLFSVLSYGQHRFVENKGQWNEKVQFKTEIAGGNLYLENGKLTFDRYDSEVVSKVFGAHRGETLIPPPKKLDCHAYQMNFVGSNEILPKGEKAFKTKYAFYLGDRSGKNALAFEEVIYSNLYEGIDLKIHSKANLKYDFIAKAGSDPSQIQIVYDGVKPKLKGDGKLELNTSVGKVIESEPFAYQIIGDQIIRVECIYHLEGNTVSFQLGEYDVGQELIIDPELIFSTYSGSFSDNFGYSATFDQEGHLYSGSTSFGTGYPVTTGAYQADWAGGTGAGTLAGTDIALSKFNLEGTDLDYSTYLGGSGDELPHSLITDSLGRLYLLGTTGSDDYPTSIDAFQTDFQGGDPTVLGGVGISYSEGADIILSALSANGQDLIASTFVGGTENDGTNTATSLKYNYADEVRGEIEIDEDGNILVGSCTFSSDFPTTSDAIQEDLNGNQDGVFFLLNPAMTELLTSTYIGGSGADAIYSISFSGNTGVTLGGGTTSSDLPIPAEAYRPTYSGGQADGFVITTDESATTILSGTYIGTDFYDQVYFVDRDDAGSVYLFGQTESETNELFFNADYGQEGTGMFISKLDQNLESANFSTTFGNEVGVPPLSPVAFAVDLCNRIYISGWGGLPTNSQGTTTGLEVTDDAFQSTTDGRDFYFMVLEDDGNALTFASFYGGSTSGEHVDGGTSRFDRTGKIYQAVCAGCGGNDDFPIAPANALSPLNNSSNCNLGVAKIDFDLPLIFADFEGQGECLPNPITFENTSDTFSGSEASYQWFFPNGDIIEDEDVTYLFDTPGEYEVTLVANDPQACNLTDTITQIINVYSQLILEIPDTLISCDESTFTIQAVTNGSATSFTWAEDEDLNNIILQGPIDSTLTITITEPTTVYLEVDNGLCTDLRAVFLAPQIDLTLSIGDTLLCNTNELEVSLETNYSNAEIVWNPDEFIGSGQGTETAVFTTETSLNIGVTLTNEFGCTNSAESQINSFDIALEVPDDTLACFNDPLTLVASSFGTAESFTWSDVSDFSNVLNPSGDSSITVTPGATGLYYIQVENNGCILNDVVIVSLLEAGTTLSAQQYICQGDTARLFVSNDFPNNQLTHEWEPEELIISGNGTAAIAAIIDEPTTFTVISSTQFNCSVENSLTILTSPLGGEEISAMAEPDILTLGESSQLSVFPDNSEYFYMWEPPTYLDNQNLNDPVSTAEVSITYIVTITDANDLGLCQKSDTVTILVFESFCGSPNIFVPNAFTPNGDGENDVLFVRGGGITDLTFSIFNRWGEEVFKTEDQSVGWDGTYKGNPAEPAVFVYQLQAICDDGDTYSEKGNITLIR; encoded by the coding sequence ATGCGCCGATTTCTACTTCTCTCAATCGTTTTTTTGTTCAGCGTATTGTCTTACGGGCAACATCGCTTTGTAGAGAACAAAGGACAATGGAACGAAAAAGTTCAATTCAAAACAGAAATTGCCGGTGGTAACCTATACTTGGAAAACGGCAAGCTGACTTTTGATCGTTACGATTCAGAGGTAGTTTCAAAAGTGTTTGGTGCACATCGCGGGGAAACTCTCATCCCTCCTCCAAAAAAATTAGATTGCCATGCGTACCAGATGAACTTCGTGGGTTCGAATGAAATTTTGCCGAAAGGCGAAAAAGCATTCAAAACAAAATACGCCTTCTATCTGGGCGACCGATCCGGTAAAAACGCACTTGCTTTCGAAGAAGTGATTTACTCAAATCTCTACGAAGGAATTGATTTGAAAATCCACTCCAAAGCGAATTTGAAATACGACTTTATTGCAAAAGCAGGTTCAGACCCTTCTCAAATTCAAATCGTGTATGACGGGGTAAAACCGAAATTAAAAGGTGATGGAAAACTGGAATTGAACACTTCAGTTGGAAAAGTGATCGAGTCAGAGCCTTTTGCTTATCAGATCATAGGCGATCAAATTATAAGAGTAGAGTGCATATATCATTTGGAAGGAAATACCGTCTCTTTCCAATTAGGCGAGTACGACGTAGGACAGGAATTAATTATCGACCCTGAGCTGATTTTCAGCACTTATTCGGGTTCTTTCAGCGATAACTTTGGCTACTCAGCTACCTTCGACCAAGAAGGGCACCTCTACTCAGGGAGCACCTCTTTTGGTACGGGATACCCTGTCACGACGGGAGCTTACCAAGCTGATTGGGCGGGAGGAACCGGAGCAGGGACTTTGGCAGGTACTGACATAGCGCTCTCTAAGTTCAATCTGGAAGGAACAGACCTGGACTACAGCACCTACTTAGGTGGAAGTGGTGATGAGTTGCCTCATAGCCTTATTACAGATAGTTTGGGACGACTCTACTTATTGGGAACCACCGGATCTGATGACTACCCAACTTCAATCGATGCCTTTCAAACGGATTTTCAAGGAGGAGACCCAACTGTTTTGGGCGGAGTAGGAATAAGCTACAGCGAGGGTGCTGATATCATTTTAAGTGCACTAAGCGCAAACGGCCAAGACCTGATCGCGTCCACATTTGTGGGAGGAACGGAAAACGACGGAACGAATACGGCGACCTCCTTAAAATACAACTATGCCGACGAAGTAAGAGGTGAAATCGAAATTGACGAAGATGGAAACATCTTGGTCGGAAGCTGCACGTTTAGCAGTGATTTCCCAACCACTTCAGATGCCATTCAAGAAGATTTAAACGGAAATCAAGACGGAGTCTTTTTTCTTCTGAATCCCGCCATGACCGAACTACTCACATCAACCTACATAGGGGGAAGCGGAGCAGACGCTATTTATTCCATCTCTTTTTCAGGAAATACGGGTGTAACACTAGGCGGCGGAACCACCTCATCAGATCTTCCCATTCCCGCAGAAGCTTACAGACCGACCTATTCGGGTGGGCAAGCCGATGGATTTGTGATTACCACTGACGAATCTGCCACGACCATACTTTCGGGGACCTATATTGGAACGGATTTTTACGACCAAGTCTATTTTGTAGATAGAGATGACGCGGGTTCTGTTTACCTCTTTGGTCAAACGGAATCGGAAACCAACGAGCTGTTTTTTAATGCTGATTATGGCCAAGAAGGTACAGGTATGTTCATTTCTAAACTCGATCAAAATCTCGAATCGGCCAACTTCAGTACAACCTTCGGAAATGAAGTAGGCGTACCACCACTATCGCCGGTAGCTTTCGCTGTGGATCTTTGCAATAGAATTTACATCTCCGGCTGGGGTGGACTCCCTACAAATAGCCAAGGTACTACAACCGGCCTTGAGGTGACGGATGATGCCTTTCAATCCACCACCGATGGTCGCGATTTCTATTTCATGGTCTTGGAAGACGATGGTAACGCCCTCACTTTTGCTTCATTTTATGGAGGCAGCACAAGTGGCGAACACGTAGATGGAGGAACGAGTCGATTTGATCGAACGGGTAAAATCTATCAAGCCGTTTGTGCGGGTTGCGGAGGCAATGATGATTTTCCTATTGCTCCGGCAAATGCACTGAGTCCACTAAACAACAGCTCCAATTGCAATTTGGGAGTTGCCAAAATCGACTTTGACCTACCGCTCATCTTCGCTGATTTCGAAGGTCAGGGAGAATGTCTGCCAAACCCGATCACTTTCGAAAATACCAGCGACACCTTCTCGGGTTCCGAGGCGAGCTACCAATGGTTTTTCCCAAATGGCGACATCATTGAAGACGAGGACGTCACCTACCTCTTTGACACGCCGGGAGAATACGAAGTCACTTTGGTAGCCAACGACCCACAGGCGTGCAACCTCACAGATACAATCACTCAAATTATTAATGTTTACTCGCAGTTGATTCTTGAAATTCCCGATACGCTGATCTCTTGCGACGAATCCACTTTCACCATCCAGGCCGTTACTAATGGCTCTGCTACCTCTTTTACTTGGGCAGAGGATGAAGACCTGAACAACATTATTCTTCAAGGCCCTATTGACAGTACACTCACCATAACGATTACTGAACCAACTACGGTTTACCTTGAGGTGGACAATGGCCTTTGCACCGATCTGAGAGCCGTATTTTTGGCTCCACAAATTGATTTAACCCTAAGCATAGGCGATACCCTTCTGTGCAACACCAATGAATTGGAAGTAAGCCTTGAGACCAACTATTCAAATGCAGAAATAGTCTGGAATCCTGATGAGTTTATCGGCAGCGGTCAAGGGACTGAAACAGCTGTTTTCACTACCGAAACTTCACTCAATATAGGTGTTACCTTGACCAATGAATTCGGATGCACGAATTCCGCCGAATCTCAAATCAACTCTTTTGACATTGCCCTCGAGGTACCTGATGATACACTCGCTTGTTTTAATGATCCGCTTACGCTGGTAGCAAGCAGTTTCGGCACAGCCGAGTCATTTACCTGGTCTGATGTTTCTGATTTCAGCAATGTGTTGAACCCATCAGGAGATAGCTCCATTACCGTGACCCCAGGAGCTACAGGACTCTATTACATTCAAGTAGAAAACAATGGCTGCATTTTGAATGACGTAGTAATCGTGAGCTTACTTGAAGCAGGAACGACTTTATCAGCTCAGCAGTACATCTGCCAAGGAGATACAGCTCGACTCTTTGTGAGTAATGACTTTCCAAACAATCAATTGACCCATGAGTGGGAGCCTGAAGAATTGATTATTTCAGGAAACGGAACAGCTGCAATAGCTGCAATAATTGATGAACCGACCACTTTTACCGTAATTAGTTCTACTCAGTTTAATTGCTCTGTAGAAAACAGTCTGACGATTCTTACTTCGCCGCTGGGTGGCGAAGAAATCAGCGCAATGGCGGAACCCGACATTCTCACATTGGGCGAAAGCAGTCAGTTGAGTGTCTTTCCTGATAACAGCGAATACTTTTACATGTGGGAGCCTCCCACCTATTTGGATAATCAGAATCTGAACGATCCTGTGAGCACCGCCGAAGTGTCGATCACCTACATTGTCACAATTACGGATGCTAACGACCTTGGCCTCTGCCAAAAATCAGACACCGTTACTATCCTGGTCTTTGAATCTTTTTGTGGCTCGCCCAATATTTTCGTTCCAAATGCCTTTACGCCAAACGGCGACGGGGAAAACGATGTTTTATTCGTTAGAGGTGGAGGCATCACCGATTTGACCTTTTCGATCTTCAATCGATGGGGAGAAGAAGTTTTTAAAACCGAAGATCAATCTGTAGGTTGGGATGGAACCTACAAAGGAAACCCTGCAGAGCCTGCCGTTTTTGTTTATCAACTCCAGGCAATTTGTGATGATGGAGACACGTATTCCGAAAAAGGAAACATCACATTGATTCGTTGA
- a CDS encoding PorP/SprF family type IX secretion system membrane protein, with the protein MKKLLLIALIAFTLSGKGQDVHFSQFFFSPQLLSPAEIGNFDAEYRLNANQKTQWREVSRPYSSFALMGDGSFDFLPENISVGAVIMNDNAGDSRFNTFSFLIGGSYRYDIKDDGSHQLRGGLQTGITQIKLNYDDLEFNNQYNGVIFDPNLSNGEDFARNSRWFLNLNFGLSYQYAPEPRKTATVGFAGHNANSPRQSFFNDTGIQLPFRSSVYATADWKINEDIDALPSFRWMDQATFTEVIFGTGARYRLIDERNLYRAIFAGYYGRFGDSGIAMIGGEIDAWRVAVSYDINVSDLERSSRNQGGFEFSLQYLFGRRVENNAFRHKYCPVFL; encoded by the coding sequence TTGAAAAAACTACTGCTCATAGCGCTCATTGCCTTCACCCTTTCGGGAAAAGGACAGGACGTTCACTTCTCTCAGTTCTTCTTTTCACCTCAGCTGCTCAGCCCGGCTGAGATAGGAAATTTCGATGCGGAGTATCGGCTTAACGCCAATCAAAAAACCCAATGGCGAGAAGTAAGTCGCCCTTACTCTTCCTTTGCGCTGATGGGAGATGGAAGTTTCGACTTCCTTCCGGAAAATATATCCGTGGGCGCAGTGATCATGAACGATAACGCCGGAGACTCACGCTTCAACACCTTTAGCTTTTTGATTGGCGGAAGCTATCGCTACGACATTAAAGATGATGGTAGTCATCAACTGAGAGGTGGACTCCAAACGGGAATTACGCAGATCAAACTCAACTACGACGACCTCGAATTCAACAATCAATACAATGGTGTAATCTTCGACCCCAACCTATCGAATGGTGAAGACTTTGCACGAAATTCTCGCTGGTTTCTAAACTTGAATTTTGGGCTTTCATACCAATATGCCCCTGAACCGAGAAAGACGGCCACTGTGGGTTTTGCCGGACACAACGCGAACTCTCCGAGGCAGTCATTCTTCAATGATACGGGCATTCAACTCCCGTTTCGATCATCCGTTTATGCGACTGCCGACTGGAAAATAAACGAAGACATTGATGCCCTCCCTTCTTTTCGATGGATGGATCAAGCCACTTTTACGGAAGTGATTTTCGGAACGGGCGCACGCTACCGATTGATCGACGAGCGAAATCTCTATCGTGCCATCTTTGCAGGATACTACGGTCGCTTTGGTGATAGCGGCATCGCCATGATAGGTGGAGAAATCGATGCATGGCGAGTAGCTGTGAGCTACGACATCAACGTTTCAGATCTGGAACGCTCCAGCCGAAACCAAGGTGGATTCGAATTCAGTCTTCAATACCTCTTCGGGAGAAGAGTGGAAAACAACGCCTTCCGACACAAATACTGCCCCGTCTTTTTATGA
- a CDS encoding peptidoglycan DD-metalloendopeptidase family protein — translation MNKYTVYGEEFFPKFSFPIKGNFKKKDLLKIDLSVKNELLPSGEDKSLESLHRFIFGTIRTARAKGAYGGYSEKRNLYERSTVFSTNEEYRNIHLGVDFWFPKGTAVCAPIPGRVHSFKDNNQSGDYGPTIILEHVLGNEKFYSLYGHLSRDSIKELKVGRMILRGEVFAYLGGPDENVDWPPHLHFQLIYDLQGKKGDYSGVCFESEKKKYLKNCPNPIEFFGGFNGVID, via the coding sequence ATGAATAAGTACACCGTTTACGGAGAAGAGTTCTTCCCCAAATTCTCATTTCCGATCAAGGGGAATTTCAAGAAGAAAGACCTTTTAAAAATAGACTTGTCTGTAAAGAACGAATTGCTTCCATCCGGTGAGGACAAGTCGCTCGAAAGTCTACACCGTTTTATTTTTGGTACAATCAGGACAGCACGAGCCAAAGGTGCTTATGGCGGCTATTCAGAAAAACGAAATCTCTATGAGCGAAGCACCGTTTTCTCAACGAATGAAGAATACCGAAACATCCACTTGGGCGTTGACTTTTGGTTTCCGAAAGGCACAGCAGTTTGTGCGCCTATTCCCGGAAGGGTGCACAGCTTCAAGGACAATAATCAATCGGGTGATTACGGCCCTACCATTATTTTGGAGCACGTCTTAGGAAATGAAAAATTCTATAGCCTCTACGGGCATTTGAGTAGAGATTCGATTAAAGAATTGAAAGTAGGACGTATGATTCTCAGAGGAGAAGTCTTTGCTTATTTGGGAGGGCCGGATGAAAACGTCGATTGGCCGCCTCACTTGCACTTTCAATTGATCTATGATCTCCAAGGAAAAAAAGGTGATTATTCGGGAGTTTGCTTCGAATCGGAGAAAAAGAAATACCTCAAAAATTGCCCAAACCCGATTGAATTTTTCGGAGGCTTCAATGGTGTCATTGACTAA
- a CDS encoding tryptophan 2,3-dioxygenase family protein, translating into MCHLRNLRLSVLRWNVLTTKRIQDGTRSDKNQVVSPSSIPILRHHSTHSIMSKKEVYYKDYLQLDKILGAQELESDKAGVEAHDEMLFIVIHQAYELWFKQVLYELDSITALLSKPTVNDNDQTLQVVVHRSRRIIEILRLLVDQINVMETMSSLDFLDFRDLLRPASGFQSIQWKELEAKLGLHYENRHGKQYYVSQLRPEDVGRVRDIEKQTNLLDLLNVWLERMPYFENEEIWGQIADNKPEEHPFWSDYREKYTGGLLDIEKSNADLFDRTLFGNDEDPKRRLSAKACRSALFIYLYKGFPLLHLPYELMVSLLEIDELMASWRMRHVNMVMRMIGSRVGTGKSSGHGYLKGAMDKHYIFRELAELNGLLMPRKDLPELPKELERLLGFSG; encoded by the coding sequence ATGTGCCATTTAAGAAACCTGAGATTATCAGTTTTAAGATGGAATGTGCTGACTACGAAACGAATTCAGGACGGTACGCGAAGTGACAAAAATCAGGTTGTTAGCCCCTCTTCAATTCCTATCTTGCGGCACCATTCAACCCACTCGATTATGTCCAAAAAAGAAGTTTACTACAAAGACTATTTACAGCTCGACAAAATACTCGGAGCACAAGAGCTGGAAAGCGACAAGGCAGGTGTTGAAGCTCACGACGAGATGCTTTTTATCGTGATTCACCAGGCCTATGAACTCTGGTTCAAGCAGGTGCTTTACGAGCTAGATTCGATTACAGCCCTGCTTTCTAAGCCAACGGTAAATGACAACGACCAAACATTGCAGGTCGTGGTCCACCGTAGTCGCCGCATTATTGAGATCCTCCGCTTATTGGTAGATCAGATTAATGTAATGGAAACCATGAGTTCGCTTGACTTCCTCGACTTTCGCGACTTGTTGAGGCCTGCCAGTGGGTTCCAAAGCATTCAATGGAAAGAGCTGGAGGCAAAGCTGGGACTTCACTACGAAAACCGTCACGGTAAGCAATACTACGTTTCTCAGTTGCGACCTGAGGATGTGGGTCGAGTGAGAGATATAGAGAAGCAAACCAATCTCCTTGATTTACTGAATGTTTGGTTAGAGCGAATGCCTTATTTCGAAAACGAAGAAATCTGGGGACAGATCGCCGACAATAAGCCTGAAGAACATCCATTTTGGTCTGACTACAGAGAGAAGTACACAGGAGGATTGCTCGATATTGAGAAATCGAATGCAGACCTTTTTGATAGGACCCTTTTTGGAAATGATGAAGACCCCAAAAGACGGCTTTCGGCTAAAGCATGTCGCTCGGCGCTATTCATCTATCTGTACAAAGGTTTTCCTCTACTGCACTTACCTTATGAATTGATGGTGTCGCTGCTGGAAATAGATGAGCTCATGGCATCTTGGCGAATGAGGCACGTGAATATGGTCATGCGGATGATCGGGTCACGAGTTGGTACGGGAAAATCAAGCGGGCACGGATATTTGAAAGGAGCCATGGATAAGCACTACATCTTCCGAGAGTTGGCTGAGTTAAATGGATTGTTGATGCCTCGAAAGGATTTGCCTGAGCTTCCAAAAGAGTTGGAGAGACTACTTGGCTTCTCGGGTTAG
- a CDS encoding rhodanese-related sulfurtransferase, producing the protein MKHLHNEEDWRVLKKRMIESDHDRVTVSFYQYAKLGNPQLFRDYLFIHWTDLGIFGRTYVAHEGINAQISVPREQFEDFRDHLNGISFLNGIRLNVAVDDDGMSFYKLIIKVRPKILADGLNDETFDVTDKGKHLKVEEFNELIEQDDTILIDMRNHYETEVGHFKNAITPDVDTFRDSLPHILDNLKGLEDKNLVMYCTGGIRCEKASAWLKHQGFPNVHQLEGGIIEYTRRANEKGLENKFVGKNFVFDERMAEGITRDVIARCHQCGEPNDTHVNCLNKGCHTLFIQCEKCAEKYEGCCSTDCQEVTHLTEEEQKKHREGKHANAKIYKKGRSPHIKYKTLHNPLEEALKKYK; encoded by the coding sequence ATGAAACACCTGCACAACGAAGAGGATTGGCGCGTGCTTAAAAAGCGCATGATCGAAAGTGACCACGATAGGGTCACCGTATCGTTTTATCAATATGCGAAGCTCGGCAATCCTCAACTTTTCAGAGATTACCTTTTCATCCACTGGACTGACCTCGGCATTTTCGGACGCACTTACGTGGCCCACGAAGGTATAAACGCGCAAATCTCAGTTCCACGAGAACAGTTTGAAGACTTTAGAGACCACTTGAACGGTATCAGCTTCCTGAATGGCATTCGCCTCAATGTAGCGGTAGATGATGATGGAATGAGTTTCTATAAACTCATCATCAAGGTGCGGCCAAAAATTCTAGCTGACGGCCTCAACGACGAGACCTTTGACGTAACCGACAAGGGGAAACACCTCAAAGTGGAAGAGTTCAATGAACTGATTGAACAGGACGACACCATATTGATCGACATGCGCAACCACTACGAAACGGAAGTAGGCCATTTCAAAAATGCCATTACACCGGATGTGGATACCTTTCGCGACTCGTTGCCTCATATCTTGGACAATCTGAAAGGATTGGAAGACAAAAACTTGGTGATGTATTGCACGGGAGGAATCCGTTGCGAGAAAGCATCAGCTTGGCTCAAGCACCAAGGTTTTCCCAATGTACATCAGCTCGAAGGTGGTATCATTGAGTACACGCGGCGTGCCAATGAAAAGGGACTAGAGAATAAGTTCGTTGGAAAGAATTTCGTCTTTGATGAGCGTATGGCCGAAGGAATTACCCGCGACGTTATCGCCCGCTGCCACCAATGCGGCGAGCCAAATGACACCCATGTAAACTGCCTGAACAAGGGCTGCCACACTCTCTTTATCCAATGCGAAAAATGTGCGGAGAAGTACGAAGGTTGCTGCTCAACTGATTGCCAAGAGGTAACTCACCTAACCGAAGAAGAGCAGAAAAAACACCGTGAAGGAAAGCACGCCAACGCTAAGATTTACAAGAAAGGACGGTCGCCACATATCAAATACAAGACATTGCATAATCCTTTGGAGGAAGCTCTGAAAAAGTATAAGTAG
- a CDS encoding DUF86 domain-containing protein, protein MSKREDLFLVQDMLESGQKIISYTSGYSYDDFINDEKTVDAVIRNFEIIGEAASRISEELKNSNDGIPWKQLKGYRNRLIHEYFGVDYRIVWEVIDENLPHVIHELKILERKL, encoded by the coding sequence ATGTCTAAGCGAGAAGATTTGTTTCTTGTTCAAGACATGCTGGAATCAGGGCAAAAAATTATTTCATACACTTCAGGATACTCTTACGATGATTTTATAAATGATGAGAAAACGGTTGATGCTGTTATTCGAAATTTTGAAATAATCGGAGAAGCTGCCTCCCGAATCTCAGAGGAGTTAAAGAATTCGAATGATGGAATCCCATGGAAGCAACTCAAGGGTTATCGAAATCGGCTGATCCATGAGTATTTTGGAGTTGATTATCGAATAGTTTGGGAAGTAATCGATGAGAATCTACCTCACGTCATTCATGAATTGAAAATCCTAGAACGGAAGCTTTAA
- a CDS encoding nucleotidyltransferase family protein — translation MVPGDIQLKLTVLKSSLEKKYPLKTMAIFGSYSRNDFTEDSDLDILVEFNGKIGARFINLAEELEEGLGLKVDLVSRNGIKPKYYEAIKNDLIYV, via the coding sequence ATGGTTCCAGGCGATATCCAACTAAAATTAACCGTACTGAAGTCTTCTTTGGAGAAAAAATATCCATTGAAGACAATGGCAATTTTTGGATCATACTCTCGCAACGATTTCACAGAGGATAGTGATCTGGATATTTTGGTGGAGTTCAATGGAAAAATTGGAGCGCGATTCATCAATTTGGCGGAGGAGTTGGAAGAAGGATTGGGACTAAAGGTTGATTTGGTTTCTCGCAATGGAATTAAGCCAAAGTACTACGAGGCCATCAAAAATGATTTAATTTATGTCTAA